In Dehalococcoidia bacterium, one DNA window encodes the following:
- the fabG gene encoding 3-oxoacyl-[acyl-carrier-protein] reductase, with protein sequence MTASLSGKVALVTGSGRGIGRAIALVLAERGASLVLNDVGDPAPVQSVAAEVRAKGGKASIALADISAPDQVIKMVETAVQELGQVSILVNNAGITRDKLLLRMSDDDWDKVLSINLTGAFLCTRAVLSGMLRARWGRIINIASVVGRTGNAGQANYSAAKAGLIALTKTTAQEVGSRGVTCNAIAPGYVETAMTISLPESVRQEFLKRIPLGRPAQPEEVAKAAAFLASEDASYVTGHVLHVDGGMVMY encoded by the coding sequence ATGACCGCCAGCCTCTCCGGGAAGGTCGCCCTGGTCACTGGCAGTGGCCGAGGCATCGGCCGAGCGATCGCTCTGGTCCTCGCGGAGAGGGGAGCTAGCCTTGTCCTGAACGACGTGGGCGACCCTGCCCCCGTCCAGTCCGTCGCCGCCGAAGTCCGCGCCAAGGGAGGAAAGGCCTCCATCGCCCTGGCTGACATCAGCGCGCCCGACCAGGTCATCAAGATGGTGGAGACGGCTGTCCAGGAGCTTGGACAGGTGTCCATACTGGTGAACAACGCGGGCATCACGCGGGACAAGCTCCTGCTCCGCATGTCCGACGACGACTGGGACAAGGTGCTCTCCATCAACCTGACGGGCGCCTTCCTTTGCACACGCGCCGTCCTGAGCGGCATGTTGCGGGCGCGATGGGGGCGTATCATTAACATTGCGAGCGTAGTGGGCAGGACCGGAAACGCCGGCCAGGCCAACTACAGCGCGGCCAAGGCGGGGCTTATCGCCCTGACCAAGACCACGGCCCAGGAGGTTGGGTCTCGTGGAGTCACCTGCAACGCCATCGCACCCGGCTATGTGGAGACCGCCATGACCATCAGCCTGCCGGAGAGCGTCCGCCAGGAGTTCCTCAAGAGGATTCCTCTGGGCAGACCCGCTCAGCCAGAGGAAGTCGCCAAGGCGGCCGCCTTCCTCGCCTCCGAAGACGCCAGCTACGTCACCGGCCACGTGCTGCACGTGGACGGCGGCATGGTCATGTACTAG
- the nusB gene encoding transcription antitermination factor NusB gives MRNSRRKARVLAFQVLFEVDCTRHDVESVLQHVLEDAKMEPLLEEFAQRLARGVRARQREIDGIIQRLAPAWPVGQLAPVDRNILRVALFEILFDNETPPKAAINEAVEIAKLFGGEASPKFVNGVLGSLMAEREKATLVSA, from the coding sequence ATGCGCAATTCCCGGCGGAAGGCCCGCGTCCTCGCGTTCCAGGTCCTCTTCGAGGTGGACTGCACGCGCCACGATGTGGAGAGCGTTCTTCAACACGTCCTGGAGGATGCCAAGATGGAGCCACTCTTGGAGGAGTTCGCCCAGAGGCTCGCGCGAGGCGTCCGGGCGCGCCAGCGGGAGATCGACGGGATAATCCAGAGGTTAGCTCCCGCCTGGCCAGTGGGGCAACTGGCCCCGGTGGACAGAAACATCCTGCGGGTTGCCCTATTTGAGATTTTGTTCGATAATGAGACGCCGCCCAAGGCTGCAATCAACGAAGCAGTGGAGATTGCGAAGCTCTTTGGCGGTGAGGCCTCTCCCAAATTTGTGAACGGCGTGCTGGGCAGCCTGATGGCGGAGCGGGAGAAAGCGACCCTCGTCTCCGCGTAG
- the acpP gene encoding acyl carrier protein translates to MPKEGKVFDRVKKIVVDQLGVEEGQVKLEASFVDDLNADSLDLVELIMALEEEFSDGSKKLEISDEDAEKIRTVQNAVEFIKNKTGQE, encoded by the coding sequence TTGCCGAAGGAAGGCAAAGTTTTCGACCGGGTCAAGAAGATCGTCGTTGACCAGTTGGGGGTGGAGGAAGGTCAGGTCAAGCTGGAGGCTTCCTTTGTTGACGACCTGAACGCGGACTCCCTGGACCTTGTGGAGCTGATCATGGCCTTGGAGGAAGAGTTCAGCGACGGCAGCAAGAAACTGGAGATATCCGACGAGGACGCGGAGAAGATCCGCACCGTCCAGAACGCAGTCGAATTTATCAAGAACAAGACCGGGCAGGAGTAA
- a CDS encoding sulfite exporter TauE/SafE family protein, giving the protein MLQAGFLVVLGIVVGTYGTLIGAGGGFLLVPVLLFMYPHEKPATVTTISLAVVFFNALSGSFAYGRMRRIDYKSGALFAIATVPGAVLGALAISLVSRGLFSVVFGVVLVVISALSFMSVRARASPDRPASVFWKIRTLVDQFGQRHAYAFDLRIGLALSFVVGFLSSLLGIGGGIIHVPALVNLLHFPVHIATATSQFVLVVTSFAGSAVHVASGELAPGTGLVRVLLLAAGVLPGAQIGARLAAHVRGTWIIRLLALALTLVGLRLIALGLVG; this is encoded by the coding sequence ATCCTGCAGGCAGGCTTCCTCGTGGTGCTCGGGATAGTCGTGGGCACGTACGGGACGCTCATAGGAGCTGGCGGCGGCTTTCTCCTGGTGCCCGTGCTCCTCTTCATGTACCCGCATGAGAAGCCAGCGACCGTGACCACCATCTCCCTGGCGGTGGTCTTCTTCAACGCTCTGTCCGGCTCCTTTGCGTACGGGCGCATGCGGCGCATAGACTACAAGTCGGGGGCGCTGTTCGCCATCGCCACCGTGCCCGGCGCGGTGCTGGGGGCGCTGGCCATCTCGCTGGTGTCCCGCGGCCTGTTCAGCGTGGTCTTCGGCGTGGTGCTCGTCGTCATATCGGCGCTGTCGTTCATGAGCGTACGCGCGAGGGCGTCGCCGGACCGGCCGGCCAGCGTCTTCTGGAAGATACGCACTCTAGTAGATCAGTTCGGCCAGCGCCACGCGTACGCGTTCGACCTGCGCATCGGCCTGGCGCTGAGCTTCGTGGTCGGTTTCCTGTCCAGCCTCCTGGGTATAGGCGGCGGCATCATCCACGTGCCCGCGCTTGTCAACCTGCTCCATTTCCCGGTCCACATCGCCACCGCCACGTCTCAATTCGTCCTGGTAGTCACCTCCTTCGCTGGCTCCGCCGTCCACGTGGCCTCCGGCGAACTGGCCCCGGGAACGGGGCTCGTGCGCGTCCTGCTCCTGGCGGCGGGAGTGCTGCCTGGGGCGCAGATAGGCGCACGGCTGGCGGCGCACGTGCGAGGCACGTGGATTATACGGCTGCTGGCGCTGGCGCTGACCCTGGTGGGCCTGCGCCTGATCGCCCTGGGGCTGGTCGGATAG
- a CDS encoding uracil-DNA glycosylase, whose protein sequence is MAEAQPAQAALDVLHRECSACTACGLAKGRTHVVPGEGPARAQVLFIGEGPGYHEDQQARPFVGAAGQLLTQLIEIAGLKRSDVYITNVVKCRPPNNREPLPGEIEACRKWLDSQIEVIRPRVIVTLGRFSLARFIPSESISKIHGTPRRYGGVYILPMLHPAAALYRQSLRKTLEEDFKKLPSLLAQAQADGAAPAAPTKPPEEPRQIGMF, encoded by the coding sequence ATGGCGGAAGCACAACCTGCCCAAGCGGCCCTGGACGTCCTGCACAGGGAGTGCTCCGCGTGCACCGCCTGCGGCCTCGCCAAGGGCCGGACGCACGTGGTGCCCGGGGAGGGACCCGCGCGCGCTCAGGTGCTGTTCATCGGCGAGGGGCCGGGCTATCACGAGGACCAGCAGGCCCGTCCGTTCGTCGGCGCCGCCGGACAGCTCCTGACGCAACTCATTGAGATAGCGGGGCTGAAGCGCAGCGATGTCTATATCACCAACGTGGTGAAGTGCCGTCCTCCCAACAACCGGGAGCCTCTGCCCGGCGAGATAGAGGCGTGCCGGAAGTGGCTGGACAGCCAGATTGAGGTCATCCGGCCACGCGTTATCGTCACGCTGGGGCGGTTCTCCCTGGCGCGCTTCATTCCCAGCGAGTCCATATCCAAGATTCACGGCACGCCCCGCCGGTACGGCGGCGTCTACATACTTCCCATGCTGCATCCCGCCGCAGCCCTCTACCGGCAGAGCCTGCGCAAGACCCTGGAAGAGGACTTCAAGAAGCTCCCATCCCTTCTGGCCCAAGCCCAGGCGGACGGGGCCGCGCCCGCCGCGCCGACCAAGCCGCCGGAGGAGCCGCGTCAGATCGGCATGTTCTAG
- a CDS encoding ribonuclease J, giving the protein MAGDKLRVIPLGGLGEIGMNMMALEYGDDIVVIDCGVMFPDADMQGVDLVIPDMTYLLENKEKVRAVLITHGHEDHTGALPWLLRRLNVPVYAPRLAHGLIEVKLKEYRLQRDAQLHVAKPGVPLELGAFAVEWYRVCHSIPDSMGLIIRTPVGTVVHSGDYKIDHTPVDGKPTDFGRLAQVGNEGVLLFMSDSTYAEVPGYTPSEQVVSETLEQVIAKAPGRVIIATFASLISRIQQVINGAAAHDRRVCVLGRSMENNVQMALKMGYLAAPTGLLVKVHEAKALPPHKVVFVATGTQGEPSSVLVRVAHQDHRDLSIIPGDTVVFSASAIPGNETVISKTIDDLFRLGANVLYDRIARVHVHGHASQEEQKMMISLLRPRFFLPVHGEYRHMVIHSRLAQTMGIPPAHTFVLEDGDVLELNSQRGDVVGRVPSGPTYVDGLRLWGMDSAVLRDRRLLSRDGFVVVMVAVDKRTGRAAGRPDVVSAGFVEEPDLLEESRQLVLKTLGQGSERPTEWSYVNTKLKDVLGRFFYERTKRRPMIVPVTFEV; this is encoded by the coding sequence ATGGCAGGAGACAAGCTACGCGTCATTCCCCTGGGTGGTCTGGGGGAGATCGGCATGAACATGATGGCGCTGGAGTATGGCGACGACATCGTTGTCATAGACTGCGGCGTCATGTTCCCCGATGCGGACATGCAGGGCGTGGACCTGGTAATCCCGGACATGACCTACCTGCTGGAGAACAAGGAGAAGGTCAGGGCTGTGCTGATTACTCACGGCCATGAAGACCACACGGGCGCTTTGCCGTGGCTCCTGCGCCGGTTGAACGTCCCCGTTTATGCTCCCCGTCTTGCCCACGGCCTTATAGAGGTCAAGCTTAAGGAATATCGCCTCCAAAGGGATGCCCAGCTCCACGTGGCGAAGCCCGGCGTGCCCCTTGAGTTGGGGGCCTTCGCCGTGGAGTGGTACCGCGTGTGCCACAGCATCCCGGATTCAATGGGCCTGATCATCCGCACGCCCGTGGGCACGGTGGTCCACAGCGGCGACTACAAGATTGACCACACGCCCGTGGACGGCAAGCCCACGGACTTCGGCAGGCTGGCCCAAGTGGGAAACGAAGGCGTGTTGCTTTTCATGTCGGACTCCACCTATGCGGAGGTCCCCGGCTACACCCCCTCCGAGCAGGTGGTCTCGGAGACGCTTGAGCAGGTCATCGCCAAAGCGCCGGGACGGGTCATCATCGCCACCTTCGCGTCGCTCATCTCGCGCATCCAGCAGGTCATCAACGGCGCCGCCGCGCACGACCGGCGTGTCTGCGTCCTGGGACGCAGCATGGAGAACAACGTGCAGATGGCGCTCAAGATGGGCTATCTGGCGGCCCCCACGGGCCTTCTGGTCAAGGTCCATGAGGCCAAGGCCCTGCCGCCGCACAAGGTGGTCTTCGTCGCCACGGGAACCCAGGGCGAGCCGTCGTCCGTGCTCGTGCGCGTCGCCCATCAGGACCATCGGGACCTGTCCATCATCCCGGGCGACACGGTCGTCTTCTCCGCGTCCGCTATCCCCGGCAACGAGACCGTCATCTCCAAGACCATAGACGACCTCTTCCGGCTCGGCGCCAATGTTCTGTACGACAGGATCGCCCGAGTCCACGTGCATGGGCACGCAAGCCAGGAAGAGCAGAAAATGATGATCAGCCTGCTAAGGCCTCGGTTCTTTCTCCCCGTCCACGGCGAGTACCGGCACATGGTCATCCACTCCCGGCTCGCTCAGACCATGGGCATTCCGCCCGCGCACACCTTCGTTCTGGAGGATGGGGATGTGCTGGAACTGAACTCCCAGCGGGGCGATGTCGTGGGCAGGGTGCCGAGCGGCCCCACCTACGTGGACGGCCTGCGCCTGTGGGGCATGGACAGCGCCGTGCTGCGCGATCGTCGCCTTCTCTCCCGCGACGGGTTCGTGGTCGTCATGGTGGCGGTGGACAAGCGCACCGGACGCGCGGCGGGCAGGCCGGATGTGGTCTCCGCGGGCTTCGTGGAGGAGCCGGACCTTCTGGAAGAGAGCCGTCAGCTTGTCCTCAAGACCCTGGGCCAGGGAAGCGAGCGCCCCACGGAATGGAGCTACGTCAACACAAAGCTGAAGGACGTCCTGGGACGTTTCTTCTACGAGCGAACGAAGCGCCGGCCAATGATCGTGCCGGTGACTTTTGAAGTGTAG
- a CDS encoding DNA translocase FtsK 4TM domain-containing protein: MVDRFRAFAATRLGRRLLLFLAALLLLLVFAEAALDLLRTVVEALFQFFGLGVFIFNVIAIIVAWKIAAHGIKPLAQHWNRWAGAVAFTLAFLGLLAYASGEGTVFAPAPPGGYLGLAVRGPQPILGMVRVLAMVFIGLLLVAPHTTWRLTKLVLGRLRTELVALGQVIGDVLAAIARRTWRLARDLVTRTPAPARITPAEPAPAAVPTPAIKDEAPEEDARSAPPAPRARAARAAPPPQAPTPAPALALASSTIVKSKDLTAPTPGFGRWRLPALDLLERSNEAQANQEEQQRLARLIEESMASYNIEAKVVQINPGPTVTQFGVEPGWVRKFVKVQERDKDGRPRLDRSGQPIFRNDEVSRTRVKVESITALDKNLALALAAPSIRIEAPVPGKSIVGIEVPNPKMSPVSLRVLIESAAFQKMKQKTTLPIALGKGAGGEPLVTDLTKMPHCLVAGATGSGKSVFLHAIITCLLMHTTPEELRMVLVDPKRVEMMAYRGVPHLVTPVLVEPDKVVPYLKWATVEMENRYKKLEKSSARNIESYNQGTHGEKMPYLVIVIDELADLMMTAPGDVEFYLCRLAQKGRAVGIHLIVATQRPSVKVVTGQIKANFPTRVSFNVTSMVDSAVILDTVGAEKLLGRGDMLYLPSDAPMPRRLQGPYLSEQEVDKVVGHWRAQRGAAPVPELVVEDEEQHGADGEAHGAADPLFEKAKGLASQHSRISTSMLQRKMGIGYPRAARLMDQLEEKGIVAAGESGKSREVFSGKDASDVFEDTGEQAQVLPPLAPTTEDTKVQGRQA, from the coding sequence ATGGTTGACCGGTTCCGCGCCTTCGCCGCAACGCGTCTGGGGCGGCGCCTGCTCCTGTTCCTGGCGGCGCTGCTCCTGCTGCTCGTCTTCGCGGAGGCCGCACTGGACCTGCTGCGGACGGTCGTTGAAGCCCTGTTCCAGTTCTTCGGCCTTGGCGTCTTCATCTTCAACGTGATTGCTATCATCGTGGCGTGGAAGATCGCCGCGCACGGGATAAAGCCGTTGGCGCAGCACTGGAACCGCTGGGCGGGCGCCGTCGCCTTCACCCTCGCTTTCCTGGGACTGCTCGCGTACGCCTCCGGCGAAGGGACGGTCTTCGCGCCCGCTCCCCCGGGCGGATATCTGGGCCTGGCGGTGCGCGGGCCGCAGCCGATTCTGGGGATGGTGCGCGTCCTGGCGATGGTCTTCATTGGCCTGCTCCTGGTGGCCCCGCATACCACGTGGCGCTTGACCAAGCTTGTCCTGGGACGCTTGCGGACGGAGCTTGTAGCCCTCGGTCAGGTCATCGGCGACGTCCTGGCCGCAATAGCCCGGAGGACCTGGCGGCTGGCACGCGATCTGGTGACCCGCACGCCCGCGCCTGCCCGGATCACGCCAGCCGAGCCCGCCCCTGCCGCTGTTCCGACCCCGGCCATCAAGGACGAAGCGCCGGAGGAGGACGCGCGGTCCGCTCCTCCGGCGCCGCGAGCGCGCGCCGCCAGGGCCGCGCCTCCGCCTCAAGCTCCCACGCCCGCTCCGGCGCTGGCGCTGGCGAGTTCAACCATCGTCAAGAGCAAAGACCTCACCGCGCCCACGCCGGGCTTTGGCCGCTGGCGCCTCCCCGCGCTTGACCTGCTGGAGCGTAGCAACGAGGCGCAGGCCAACCAGGAGGAGCAGCAACGCTTGGCCCGCCTGATTGAGGAGTCCATGGCCAGCTACAACATCGAGGCCAAGGTGGTCCAGATTAACCCTGGCCCCACCGTGACCCAGTTCGGTGTTGAGCCAGGCTGGGTGCGCAAGTTCGTCAAAGTCCAGGAGAGGGACAAGGACGGCCGGCCCAGGCTGGACCGGAGCGGCCAGCCCATCTTCCGGAACGACGAGGTCTCCCGGACGCGGGTCAAGGTGGAAAGCATCACGGCGCTGGACAAGAACCTGGCCCTCGCCCTGGCCGCGCCCAGCATTCGCATAGAGGCGCCCGTGCCCGGCAAGTCCATTGTCGGCATCGAGGTGCCCAATCCCAAGATGTCCCCCGTGTCTCTGCGCGTTCTCATCGAAAGTGCGGCCTTCCAGAAGATGAAGCAGAAGACAACTCTGCCAATCGCCCTGGGCAAGGGCGCCGGCGGAGAGCCGTTGGTGACGGACTTGACCAAGATGCCCCACTGCCTGGTGGCGGGCGCCACCGGAAGCGGCAAGAGCGTCTTCCTGCACGCCATTATCACCTGCCTCCTGATGCACACGACGCCCGAGGAGCTGCGCATGGTGCTGGTTGACCCCAAACGCGTGGAGATGATGGCCTACAGGGGCGTGCCGCACCTGGTGACTCCCGTGCTGGTGGAGCCCGACAAGGTAGTGCCGTATCTGAAGTGGGCGACCGTGGAGATGGAGAACCGCTACAAGAAGCTGGAGAAATCATCGGCGCGCAACATCGAGTCGTACAATCAGGGGACGCACGGCGAGAAGATGCCCTATCTGGTCATCGTCATTGACGAGCTGGCCGACCTGATGATGACGGCGCCGGGGGACGTGGAGTTCTACCTGTGCCGGCTGGCGCAGAAGGGCCGTGCGGTAGGCATTCACCTGATAGTCGCCACACAGCGGCCGTCGGTCAAAGTGGTGACGGGCCAGATCAAGGCGAACTTCCCCACACGCGTGAGCTTCAACGTCACATCCATGGTGGACTCCGCCGTCATCCTGGACACGGTGGGCGCGGAGAAGCTCCTGGGCCGCGGCGATATGCTCTATCTGCCATCCGACGCCCCCATGCCGCGGCGTCTGCAGGGACCCTACCTGTCCGAGCAGGAGGTGGACAAGGTGGTGGGCCACTGGAGGGCGCAGCGGGGGGCGGCGCCGGTCCCGGAGCTGGTGGTGGAGGACGAGGAGCAGCACGGCGCGGATGGTGAGGCGCACGGCGCGGCTGACCCCCTCTTCGAGAAGGCGAAAGGCCTGGCCTCGCAGCACTCGCGCATCTCCACGTCCATGCTGCAGCGCAAGATGGGCATTGGCTATCCGCGGGCCGCCCGTCTCATGGACCAGCTTGAGGAGAAAGGCATTGTGGCCGCGGGGGAGTCGGGTAAGTCCCGCGAGGTGTTCAGCGGCAAAGATGCGTCTGACGTTTTCGAGGACACGGGCGAACAAGCGCAGGTCCTCCCTCCGCTGGCTCCGACGACGGAGGATACGAAAGTCCAGGGCCGACAGGCCTAA
- a CDS encoding acetyl-CoA carboxylase carboxyltransferase subunit alpha/beta codes for MTFPAEGNRGAHLKNLADLLSFIIEHEEENGKESDELCVSCQTALAASDVYLRYRVCPKCGFHYSLGARERITLLADKGTFQEMDSHQVSTDPIAFSGESASPYTRDVSQAQKRTGLSEAVVTGTCRIGGARAVVCVLDFGFMGGSMGCVVGEKMARAFERALLQRLPVVAVVASGGARMQEGVLSLMQMAKTVAVANRMHKRGLPFLVVLSNPSTGQVYASFANLGDILIAEPGALIGFAPLRVMHEATGRPLPSGAHTAEAHLERGMVDMVVERPRLQEVVSTLLDLLGTRASLTVKDARAQASPARTEEDSAWTRVQLARHKQRPTSEDYIQYIFTKFIELHGDRLYGDDPAIICGLGYLQGKPVVVVGHERGHGPDGVSQRRGGRPYPEGFRKAQRALRLAAKFRLPVVSLVDTPGAYQGLEAEERGMGGAIATTMALMTDLPAPVVVAIIGEGGSEGALALSVADRILMLENAILAPVSPEGAAGLLYRDTGKADVAASYLRLTAQDCKKLGIVDAIVREPAGGAHQQPDEAAKALQRALVRALADLQGKSTLVLRSARYRKFRNMGEYSSYFQEAMNREIQALRTFLAHRLVTLRAQIRESQQAAQTARASRAKARAKQATS; via the coding sequence GTGACCTTCCCAGCGGAAGGGAACAGGGGTGCTCACCTGAAGAACTTGGCGGACCTGCTCAGCTTCATCATTGAGCACGAGGAAGAGAACGGCAAGGAGTCGGACGAGCTCTGCGTCTCCTGCCAGACCGCCCTCGCCGCTTCTGATGTGTACCTCCGCTACCGCGTCTGCCCCAAGTGCGGCTTTCACTACAGCCTGGGCGCGCGGGAGCGAATTACCCTGCTCGCGGACAAGGGGACGTTCCAGGAGATGGACTCCCACCAGGTCTCCACTGACCCCATCGCATTCTCAGGGGAATCCGCGTCCCCCTACACCAGGGACGTGAGCCAGGCGCAGAAGCGCACCGGCCTCAGCGAGGCGGTGGTCACGGGCACGTGCCGCATCGGCGGGGCGCGCGCCGTCGTCTGCGTGCTTGACTTCGGCTTCATGGGCGGCAGCATGGGATGCGTCGTCGGCGAGAAGATGGCCCGCGCCTTCGAGCGGGCGCTGCTGCAACGACTGCCCGTGGTGGCGGTGGTCGCGTCCGGCGGCGCGCGCATGCAGGAGGGCGTGCTCTCCCTGATGCAGATGGCCAAGACGGTGGCCGTGGCCAACCGCATGCACAAGCGCGGGCTGCCGTTTCTCGTGGTCCTGTCCAACCCTTCGACGGGTCAGGTCTACGCCAGCTTCGCCAACCTGGGCGACATCCTCATTGCGGAGCCGGGCGCGCTGATAGGCTTCGCGCCTCTGCGGGTCATGCATGAGGCCACGGGGCGCCCGCTCCCCAGCGGCGCGCATACGGCGGAGGCCCACCTGGAGCGCGGCATGGTGGACATGGTGGTGGAGCGGCCCCGGCTGCAGGAGGTGGTCTCCACTCTTCTGGACCTGTTGGGGACGCGCGCCAGTCTGACGGTGAAGGACGCGCGCGCCCAGGCCAGTCCTGCTCGCACCGAAGAGGACTCGGCGTGGACGCGGGTGCAGTTGGCACGGCACAAGCAGCGGCCCACCAGTGAAGACTACATCCAGTACATATTCACCAAGTTCATCGAGCTGCACGGCGACCGCCTGTACGGCGACGACCCCGCCATCATCTGCGGTCTGGGCTATCTCCAGGGCAAGCCGGTCGTCGTGGTGGGGCACGAGCGCGGCCACGGGCCGGACGGCGTGTCCCAGCGCAGGGGCGGCCGCCCCTATCCGGAGGGCTTCCGGAAGGCGCAGCGCGCCCTGCGACTGGCGGCTAAGTTCCGCCTGCCGGTCGTCTCGCTGGTGGACACGCCCGGCGCCTATCAGGGCCTGGAGGCGGAGGAGCGTGGCATGGGTGGGGCAATCGCCACGACCATGGCGCTCATGACAGACCTGCCCGCGCCCGTTGTGGTCGCCATCATCGGGGAGGGCGGCAGCGAGGGCGCCCTGGCTCTCAGCGTGGCGGACCGCATCCTGATGCTGGAGAACGCCATCCTCGCGCCCGTCTCGCCGGAGGGGGCGGCGGGCCTGCTCTACCGCGACACGGGCAAGGCGGACGTGGCCGCATCGTACTTGAGGCTGACGGCCCAGGACTGCAAGAAGCTGGGGATTGTGGACGCCATTGTCCGCGAGCCGGCGGGCGGCGCGCACCAGCAGCCGGACGAGGCGGCTAAAGCGTTGCAACGCGCGCTGGTGCGGGCGCTGGCGGACCTCCAGGGCAAGTCGACGCTCGTCCTGCGGTCGGCCCGCTACCGCAAGTTCCGCAATATGGGCGAGTACAGCTCCTACTTCCAGGAGGCGATGAACAGGGAGATCCAGGCGCTCCGCACCTTCCTGGCGCACCGCCTCGTGACCCTGCGCGCCCAGATCCGCGAGAGCCAGCAGGCGGCGCAGACCGCCCGCGCGTCCAGGGCGAAGGCCCGCGCCAAGCAAGCGACCTCGTAG